One genomic segment of Helianthus annuus cultivar XRQ/B chromosome 14, HanXRQr2.0-SUNRISE, whole genome shotgun sequence includes these proteins:
- the LOC110887559 gene encoding F-box protein CPR1 produces the protein MSNVGDDILHNILARLPGKPLLRFRCVSKHWNGLISDPYFMKSRSRRMILLPFPRPLVALDDNVPVEDEAHSMVRIHFPFEYTRMYIVGTLNGIVLLALYDTFMACQLILYNPLTCVSKVLVTDPTCKDPYVFGFGYGASTDDLKIVRFEAFRNENNVPMYKCDAFDLKTNSWSTPPQYYIQYFHFGGAAGVFINGFLYWSFYYPYFGILALNVKDMVSSTIYVPGTRAGLLLGSLDGYLCMVNNVTGSFTFDVWLMKEEGVWLKARSFRFGSEGNVFYPVCILGDGKILIKSSTQLVICDASKDSYKVLNGLATLGNFSRIDRVLHREYYPLMYSRSIEYVESLVSPSDMCSI, from the coding sequence ATGTCGAACGTAGGTGATGACATTCTTCACAACATACTTGCTCGACTTCCCGGAAAGCCTTTACTACGGTTCAGATGTGTCTCGAAACATTGGAATGGCCTAATTTCAGATCCCTATTTTATGAAGTCCAGATCACGTCGCATGATCCTTTTGCCGTTCCCACGGCCTCTCGTTGCTTTAGACGACAACGTACCAGTCGAAGACGAGGCTCATTCCATGGTTAGAATTCACTTTCCTTTTGAATACACACGAATGTATATTGTCGGAACCTTGAATGGCATTGTGCTTTTGGCTCTTTATGATACGTTTATGGCTTGTCAATTGATCCTATACAATCCCTTAACCTGTGTATCCAAGGTCTTGGTTACGGATCCCACTTGTAAGGACCCTTATGTGTTTGGATTTGGATATGGTGCGTCGACAGACGACTTAAAGATTGTTAGATTTGAGGCTTTTCGGAATGAAAATAACGTTCCTATGTATAAATGTGATGCCTTTGATCTTAAAACTAATTCGTGGAGCACGCCACCACAATACTACATACAATATTTTCACTTTGGGGGTGCTGCGGGTGTGTTTATAAATGGCTTTTTGTATTGGTCATTTTACTATCCGTATTTTGGGATTCTGGCTCTCAATGTTAAGGACATGGTATCATCGACAATATATGTACCAGGTACGCGTGCAGGGCTTCTCTTGGGTTCCCTAGACGGATACCTTTGCATGGTTAACAATGTGACTGGTAGCTTTACATTTGATGTGTGGTTGATGAAAGAAGAGGGCGTGTGGTTAAAAGCACGTTCATTCAGATTCGGTTCCGAAGGCAACGTGTTCTACCCTGTTTGTATTTTAGGTGACGGAAAAATTCTTATAAAAAGCTCAACCCAGCTTGTTATCTGCGACGCATCAAAAGATTCATATAAGGTGCTCAACGGTTTGGCAACTCTTGGTAATTTCTCGAGGATAGACAGGGTTTTACACAGAGAATATTATCCTCTTATGTATTCACGCTCCATCGAGTATGTGGAAAGTTTGGTTTCACCTTCTGATATGTGTTCTATCTAA